The following proteins come from a genomic window of Geminocystis sp. M7585_C2015_104:
- a CDS encoding glutamate-5-semialdehyde dehydrogenase yields the protein MNESVLEPLDVILQRASSAFLKMGGIKGIDRSKAVKKMALKLNEFLDEILQANTLDLEISKEMAVPDLILDWLKLTPQRLKSAIAILDTLAELPDPLQKVINAPYQVTYCQNYSQLMPLGVIAFIYEALPELAIITAGLTIKTGNALILRGSSEASNTNAVIVQALQAGLEEANFPAGCLEFLPSEQGFKIEDIVTQDKYINLVIPYGRPSLIQKVTRFATCPVIRSAIGNCYLYWSSCYDLELVKHVIVDSYQTIPDRVNAIEKVLINKQQKSNSLSRLFEYLKGENFTLLGDETLVGQYPEYLQPMSEDKWGQPFLAPIIAFKLVEGLPEAIAWINKYSSGHADCLLTDSYQEARIFAMETDSALVYVNTSPRFYRYIPGSNSVFLGVSNQKGYRRGLISLETFTTVKQIILGGGAH from the coding sequence ATGAATGAATCTGTCTTGGAGCCCTTGGATGTGATTTTACAAAGGGCAAGCAGTGCTTTTCTGAAAATGGGGGGGATAAAGGGAATTGACCGTTCAAAAGCAGTCAAAAAAATGGCGCTAAAACTAAATGAATTCCTGGATGAGATTTTACAAGCTAACACCCTGGATTTGGAAATAAGTAAAGAAATGGCAGTGCCTGATTTAATTCTAGACTGGCTTAAACTCACCCCCCAACGCCTAAAAAGTGCCATAGCAATACTGGATACTTTAGCAGAACTACCAGATCCCCTCCAGAAAGTTATTAATGCTCCCTATCAGGTTACCTACTGTCAGAATTATTCCCAGTTAATGCCTTTGGGTGTGATAGCTTTTATATACGAAGCACTACCGGAATTGGCCATAATAACTGCCGGCTTGACTATAAAAACGGGAAACGCCCTTATTTTGAGGGGTAGTAGTGAGGCTAGTAATACAAATGCAGTGATAGTTCAGGCGCTACAGGCAGGGTTAGAAGAGGCAAATTTCCCGGCAGGGTGTTTAGAGTTTTTGCCTTCGGAACAGGGGTTTAAGATTGAAGACATAGTAACCCAAGACAAGTATATCAATTTAGTGATCCCCTATGGAAGACCCAGTTTAATTCAAAAGGTCACCCGTTTTGCCACTTGTCCGGTGATAAGATCGGCCATAGGCAATTGTTATTTGTACTGGTCTAGTTGTTATGATTTGGAACTAGTAAAACACGTAATTGTAGACAGTTATCAGACGATTCCGGATAGGGTAAATGCCATAGAAAAGGTACTAATCAACAAACAACAGAAATCCAACTCCCTCTCTCGTCTTTTTGAATATCTAAAAGGAGAAAATTTCACCCTTTTGGGAGACGAAACCCTAGTGGGGCAATACCCAGAATACCTACAACCCATGTCAGAGGATAAATGGGGGCAACCGTTTTTAGCGCCCATCATTGCCTTCAAGTTGGTAGAGGGTCTACCGGAGGCTATAGCATGGATAAACAAGTATAGTAGTGGACATGCTGACTGTTTGTTGACAGACTCCTATCAGGAAGCCAGAATCTTTGCCATGGAAACAGATAGTGCCCTAGTTTATGTAAACACCTCTCCCAGGTTTTATCGTTATATCCCTGGGAGTAATTCAGTGTTTTTAGGAGTTTCCAATCAGAAGGGATACCGTCGTGGTTTAATTAGTCTAGAGACCTTCACCACCGTTAAACAAATTATACTGGGCGGTGGCGCCCATTGA